From the Anguilla anguilla isolate fAngAng1 chromosome 6, fAngAng1.pri, whole genome shotgun sequence genome, one window contains:
- the LOC118229423 gene encoding relaxin-3 receptor 1-like: MRRGRSMQKNSSGGGGGGDALPLELGACGLAPDEGAAGLPNQTEGELGNLSLRCWLQLLSRESSLDLHGDGASVAVRTVIALVYSVVCVLGLLGNLLALCLLRSRHRRKQSTVTGLVMGLALTDLQFVLTLPFWAVDTALDFRWPFGRVMCKIVGTVTAMNMYASVFFLTAMSVARYCALASALRMPSPRRAAARAKWASVGIWGAALAAALPHAAYSTTARLSDEELCLVRFPDSGRWDPQLLLGLYQTQKVLLGFVAPLAVICVCYLLLLRFVLRRRGEPGCHRRRSKVTRSVTVVVLAFFLCWLPNQALTLWGVLIKFDLVPFSDAFYVAQAYAFPLSVCLAHTNSCLNPVLYCLVRQEFRAGLKEMLLRATPSFRHLANLAARRKDKAEPAPVLVLT, encoded by the coding sequence ATGAGGAGGGGCAGAAGCATGCAGAAGaacagcagcggcggcggcggcggcggcgacgctCTCCCACTGGAGCTGGGCGCTTGCGGGCTGGCGCCGGACGAGGGCGCGGCGGGGCTGCCCAATCAGACGGAGGGGGAGCTGGGCAACCTGTCCCTGCGCTGCTGGCTGCAGCTCCTGTCGCGGGAGTCCAGCCTGGATCTCCACGGCGACGGCGCCAGCGTGGCCGTGCGCACGGTCATCGCGCTGGTCTACTCGGTGGTGTGCgtgctggggctgctgggtaaccTGCTGGCGCTCTGCCTGCTGCGCTCGCGCCACCGGCGCAAGCAGTCCACCGTCACCGGCCTGGTGATGGGCCTGGCGCTCACCGACCTGCAGTTCGTGCTGACGCTGCCCTTCTGGGCCGTGGACACGGCGCTGGACTTCCGCTGGCCCTTCGGCCGCGTCATGTGCAAGATCGTCGGCACCGTCACCGCCATGAACATGTACGCCAGCGTCTTCTTCCTCACCGCCATGAGCGTGGCGCGCTACTGCGCCCTGGCGTCGGCGCTGCGCATGCCCAGCCCCCGCCGGGCCGCCGCCCGGGCCAAGTGGGCGAGCGTGGGCATCTGGGGTGCGGCGCTGGCCGCCGCCCTGCCGCACGCCGCCTACTCCACCACCGCCCGGCTGTCGGACGAGGAGCTGTGCCTGGTGCGCTTCCCGGACTCGGGCCGCTGGGACCcgcagctgctgctgggcctGTACCAGACGCAGAAGGTGCTGCTGGGCTTCGTGGCGCCGCTGGCCGTCATCTGCGTCTGctacctgctgctgctgcgcttCGTGCTGCGCCGCCGCGGCGAGCCGGGCTGCCACCGGCGGCGCTCCAAGGTGACCCGGTCGGTGACGGTGGTGGTGCTGGCGTTCTTCCTGTGCTGGCTGCCCAACCAGGCGCTCACGCTGTGGGGCGTGCTGATCAAGTTCGACCTGGTGCCGTTCAGCGACGCCTTCTACGTGGCGCAGGCCTACGCCTTCCCGCTGTCCGTCTGCCTGGCGCACACCAACAGCTGCCTCAACCCCGTGCTCTACTGCCTGGTGCGGCAGGAGTTCCGCGCGGGGCTCAAGGAGATGCTGCTGCGGGCCACGCCCTCCTTCCGGCACCTGGCCAACCTGGCGGCCCGCAGGAAGGACAAGGCCGAGCCAGCGCCCGTGCTGGTGCTCACCTAG